Below is a genomic region from Flavobacterium ginsengisoli.
CTGTACAATACTCTATCATTTCGGGTTTTGTTCCTTCACTGGCGTACACTAAATAATAAAGTCCTCTTCTTTTATAGACCCATGGACCTTCAATATAATTTTTAGGCTTAAAAGTGGTAATTTCACCATCTACCTCTATCATGTTCTTCTTAAGCTTTACCCATTTGCAACTTCCATTTCCCCAAAACATATAGGCTTGCCCATCATCGTCTATAAATACTGTTGGGTCAATATCATCCCAACCATACTTCATATCTGTTGTCATTTCATTTATAATAAGTGCTTTTCCTATTGCATCTTCAAAAGGCCCCGTTGGACTATCTGAAACAGCCACTCCTATTGCAAGCACCGCCTTGGCTTACTTCATCTTTTTTATGAAATGTCGAAACAAACCAATAAAACTTTCCATCTCTCTCGATGCATTGAGCGAGCATAAGCGTCGCCAGTTGCCCATGAAAATGCGCTTGGCGAAAGCAACACTCCGTGATCTTTCCAGTCCTTCATATTTGTTGTCGAAAACACATGCCAGTCAGCCATTTTATAATTGGTATCATCCTGAGTTGCTACATCGTGTCCTGTATATAAATACAAGATTCCTTTATGTACAAGAGGAGCTGGATCTGCTGTAAAGATGTTTCTAATAATAGGATTTTGTGCTTCTATGTTTACTGTAAAAAAACAAGAAATGGTCACAAATAAAATTTTACTTATATTTTTCATTTTTTAATTCTATTAATTCAAAATACAATTTGACTTTTTCTTCAATACTATTTCTTTAAACAATAAACAGCGCATTTACTGCGCTGTTTATAAAAACTAACTTAACTTAAACTAACCAAAATTTAAAGCCTTAATAACCAGGATTATTATCGCTAGGCTTTATTTTAGGATTAGACGAGGTTTCTCTGTTTGGTATTGGCCATAATTCGCTTTTACCAGCAGTAAAACCTGTTCCTTGCAATACAGTACTTGCTATACCCCATCTTATAATATCATCAAAACGAGATTGCTCTCCGGCAAATTCTACTTGACGTTCGTGAACAATTGCAGCAAAAACGGCATCTTTTGATGCTGTAATATTTGTTGTTAAATTTGCCCTATCACGAACTTCTTTAATGTATGCTATGGCCGCTGTTTGTGAGCCGCCATCTCTTTGGTTTTCACATTCTGCTTTCATAAGCAATACATCTGCATAACGCATTACTTTAAAGTTAATGCTTGAACGTGTTGCCTCATCTTCTCTATCGTAATAGTTTTGATATTTTTTCCAACCCGCTCTTCTAATACCAGCAGAGGTTGTAAAATCACTTGCCACCATTACCTTAGTTCCCTTTAAATAAGATGATCCTGGTACATAAAAAGTATCTCCAAAGCGGTTATCGCCTACTTCATAAGAATCTAAAAGATCATCTGAAGGATAAACATTGTACCAGCTAAGATTACCATATTCTTGACCTCTTAGTGTTGATTCTTCAAAAC
It encodes:
- a CDS encoding family 43 glycosylhydrolase; the protein is MLAIGVAVSDSPTGPFEDAIGKALIINEMTTDMKYGWDDIDPTVFIDDDGQAYMFWGNGSCKWVKLKKNMIEVDGEITTFKPKNYIEGPWVYKRRGLYYLVYASEGTKPEMIEYCTAKSITGPWKYQGIIQENVPNSFTTHPGIIDYKGKSYFFYHNGSLPTGGSYRRSICVDYMHYNKDGTIQKIVQTTDGVSSVK